One window from the genome of Echinicola vietnamensis DSM 17526 encodes:
- a CDS encoding HmuY family protein, whose protein sequence is MKKVNFIALAMMALPLFAACTNDDDTEPQVEGELEAVLVEDLFAPNSNPGSDDSQEYDYVYFNFENSTVVDSKDEDWDIAFKSTEIIVNGGINGNGNVKGALLSGTVFEELKVLSDDVELTVDTEEMNAIPNGMQSGWWNYDMSTHFVTPKAAVVLIFQTNSGNYVKMEILSFFKGNPPAEEYELKDMYHYTFRYVLQPNGTTTF, encoded by the coding sequence ATGAAAAAAGTAAACTTTATAGCGCTGGCCATGATGGCATTACCTCTATTTGCTGCCTGTACCAATGATGATGACACCGAACCACAAGTAGAAGGAGAATTGGAAGCGGTTTTGGTTGAGGACCTTTTTGCGCCTAATAGTAATCCTGGGTCTGACGATAGTCAAGAGTATGATTATGTGTATTTTAATTTTGAAAATAGTACAGTGGTCGATTCCAAAGATGAGGACTGGGACATCGCTTTCAAATCAACAGAGATAATTGTAAATGGGGGCATCAACGGTAACGGAAATGTAAAGGGAGCATTATTATCTGGAACCGTGTTCGAGGAACTTAAAGTTTTATCTGATGATGTGGAATTAACTGTTGATACTGAAGAAATGAATGCAATTCCTAACGGTATGCAATCAGGGTGGTGGAACTATGATATGAGTACACACTTTGTCACTCCAAAAGCGGCAGTTGTTCTCATCTTTCAAACAAATTCAGGGAATTACGTTAAAATGGAGATTTTAAGTTTCTTTAAAGGTAATCCACCCGCAGAAGAATATGAACTCAAGGATATGTATCATTATACCTTCCGATACGTCCTTCAGCCAAACGGAACAACGACTTTCTAA
- a CDS encoding alpha-ketoglutarate-dependent dioxygenase AlkB family protein, which produces MDLFSQNSLPNILPFDGTVHYYGKIFSQEQSTDYFDKLFHHIEWRHDEAVLYGKHYVTKRKVAWYGDSPFEYRYSGTTKQALPWTPALKELKAIVEAKSGNIFNSCLLNLYHEGSEGMAWHSDGEKMLGDDPIVTSLTFGAERKFSFKHKTTKQTVSLILENGSLLVMREGSQKNWLHRLPPTKKVTRPRISLTFRRIIE; this is translated from the coding sequence ATGGATTTATTTAGCCAAAACAGCCTGCCCAATATTTTGCCTTTTGATGGCACGGTACATTACTATGGCAAAATCTTTAGCCAAGAGCAATCCACTGATTATTTCGATAAGCTGTTCCATCACATCGAATGGAGACATGATGAGGCCGTGCTTTATGGCAAGCATTACGTTACCAAACGCAAAGTAGCTTGGTACGGAGATAGCCCCTTTGAATACCGCTATTCGGGCACGACAAAGCAGGCCCTTCCCTGGACGCCGGCATTGAAAGAACTTAAAGCCATAGTGGAGGCTAAATCCGGCAACATCTTTAATTCCTGCCTGCTGAATCTCTACCATGAAGGCAGCGAAGGCATGGCTTGGCACAGCGATGGGGAAAAGATGCTTGGCGATGATCCCATCGTGACTTCCCTGACCTTTGGTGCGGAACGCAAGTTTTCCTTCAAACATAAAACCACCAAACAGACCGTTAGCCTGATCCTTGAAAACGGCAGCTTGCTTGTCATGCGGGAAGGTTCCCAGAAAAACTGGCTCCACCGCCTTCCTCCTACCAAGAAAGTCACCCGCCCAAGGATCAGCCTCACGTTCCGTCGCATTATTGAGTAA